CGGACACACGTGAGCGGGCCGGTCCCCGCGCGCGGCACCACCACAGATCCGGCCCGCGGGCCGCGAGACGAGGAGAACGCATGACCACCGTCGGCATCGTCATGGGCAGCGACTCCGACTGGCCGGTGATGAGGCTCGCCGCCGAGGCGCTGGCCGAGTTCGGGGTCGCGTTCGAGGCCGACGTCGTCTCCGCGCACCGCATGCCGGAGGAGATGATCACGTACGGCGCGCAGGCGGCCGGACGCGGCCTCAAAGTGATCATCGCGGGGGCCGGGGGCGCGGCTCACCTGCCCGGCATGCTCGCCTCGGTCACCCCTCTGCCGGTGATCGGCGTCCCCGTCCCGCTGAAGTATCTCGACGGCATGGACTCCCTGCTCTCCATCGTCCAGATGCCCGCCGGAGTCCCGGTCGCGACCGTCGCCGTCGGCGGCGCCCGCAACGCGGGCCTGCTGGCCGTACGGATCCTCGCCGCCTCCGACGAGAAGCTGCGGGTCAAGATGGAGGAGTTCCAGGCGTCCCTCAAGGAGCAGGCCCACGCCAAGGGCGCCAAGCTCCGCGCCGAGGCGGCCGATCTGATGCGGTGAGCCCCGAACTCACGGTGGCGGTGACGGCGGTGTTCGGAAGCCTGGGAGCCGGTGACGACCATCGGCCTGCCGAGAGCGGGGTCAGCTCTGGATCACATCGTTGATCGGACCGGCATGGGCGCCGGACCGGAGTTCGGTCTCTCCCTGGTGAGCGCCGAGGGCGCGGCGGATACTGTCTACGTGGACCGCGCCGCCCGAGGGCACGTCACCGACCAGCCTCGCGATGTGGCGGAGATCCGCACACGTTTCGAAGAGCTCCGCGCGGAGGCCCTGCCCCCGCGAGCGGGCATCGACCTGATGGCGAAGGTGATGACGACATGGAAGCAGACCTGAGCGCGGCCGTCTGGCGCAAGGCGTCCGTCGGCGGCGACACCGGCGGCGACTGCGTCGAGGTGGCCGTGGTGGACGCCCCCGGTGCCGGGCACAAGGCGGGCCTCGGCTCCCTTTACGTGCTGCGCGACTCCAAGAACCCCGAAGGGCCGAAACTGTTCTTCACCCGCTCGGAGTGGGACGCCTTCGTCGGCGGCGTCAAGCTTGGCGAGTTCGACAGCTGACGGAGACGGCTTACCCGGACATTGCGGTTGAGGCCGGGCCTCCGGACGGGAGGGCGTTACGGCGGCCCGCCTCTCAGTCTGGAGGAGCGGCCCGCCGCGGCGCGGGCCGGGGTCGGCGGGTGGCGCCGGGTGGCTTGGCCGTACGGCGGGCCGGCCCCCGGGGCGGGCCGGCCGTACGGCGGGTGGAGCGGCCTGAAGGCCGGTCAGGGGCGGCCGAGGGCACGGTAGTGCCAGCCGGCGGCCCGCCAGGTTTCGGCGTCGAGGGCGTTGCGGCCGTCAACGATCTTGCGGGAGGCGACCACGGCACCGAGCGCCTCGGGGTCGAGCTCGACGAACTCCTGCCACTCGGTCAGCAGCAGCACCACGTGGGAGTCGCGGGCGGCCTCCAGGGCGGAGTCGCCGTAGGAGAGGTGGGGATGGGCCCGGCGGGCGTTCTCCTGGGCGACGGGGTCGTAGACGGTGACCCGGCCGCCCTGCTCGCTGATCTTGACGGCGACGTCCAGGGCGGGCGAGTCGCGGATGTCGTCGGAGTTGGGCTTGAACGCGGCGCCGAGGACGGTGACCGTGCAGCCGTGGAAGGAGCCGCCGGCCAGTTCGCGGGCCAGGTCGACCATGCGGTTGCGGCGGCGCTTGTTGATCGCGTCCACCTCGCGCAGGAAGGTCAGCGCCTGGTCTGCGCCCAGCTCCCCGGCGCGGGCCATGAACGCCCGGATGTCCTTGGGCAGGCAGCCGCCGCCGAAGCCCAGGCCGGGGTTGAGGAACTTCCCGCCGATGCGGTCGTCGAAGGAGAGCGCAAGCGACAGCTGCTTGACGTCGGCGTGGGCGGCCTCACACACCTCGGCCATCGCGTTGATGAACGAGATCTTGGTGGCGAGGAAGGCGTTGGCGGCGACCTTGACCAGCTCGGCGGTCGGGTAGTCGGTGATCACTATCGGGGTGCCCAGCTCCAGCATCGAGGCGTACACCTCGCGCATGATCTTCTCGGCCCTGTCGGAGGCGACACCCAGCACGATCCGGTCGGGGTAGAGGGTGTCCTTGACGGCGAAGCCCTCACGCAGGAACTCGGGGTTCCATGCCAGCTCGGCCCCCGTGCCGATGGGGGCCAGCCGGGCCAGCTTGTCGGCCAGGCGCTGGGCGGTGCCCACCGGGACGGTGGACTTGCCCAGGACCAGGCATTCGCGTTTCAGGTGGGGGGCCAGCGACTCGATCGCGGCGTCCAGGTAGGAGACGTCCGCTCCGTACTCACCGGGTTTCTGCGGGGTGCCCAGGCACAGGAAGTGCACGTCGCCGAAGGCGCCGGCCTCCTCGTAGGAGGTGGTGAAGCGCAGTCGCCCGTTGGCGAGGTTGCGCCGGAGAACCTCTTGCAGACCGGGTTCGTAGATGGGCAGGTCACCGGCCTGTAGCCGGGCGACCTTCTCCGCGTCCACATCGACGCCGAGGACTTCGAAGCCCAGCTCCGCCATGCACGCGGACGTCGTCGCACCCAGGTATCCGGTTCCCACCATCGTCAGGCGGTAGGCCACTGGTGTTCCTTTCGGTTCTGCCCAACTATGTGCCGCCAGGGTATCGGTATCCCTCTTGCCCTTCGCCACCTGCATAAACTGGCAGGGACTCATATCACACCGGGTGGATCGGTCCATACTTGTTGGACGTCCTAGTATTTGTCCATGAGCTTCCCTCTCTATGCGCTGCCCGAGGAGCACCAGATGCTCCGGGAGACCGTCCGCGCCCTCGCCGACGAGAAGATCGCCCCTCGTGCCGCCGAGGCCGACGAGACGGGGGAGTTTCCCTGGGACGTCTACAAGGCGCTCGTCGCCGCTGACCTGCACGCCGTGCACGTTCCCGAGGAGTACGGCGGCGCGGGGGCCGACGCCCTCGCGACCGTCATCGTCATCGAGGAGGTGGCGCGGGCCTGCGCGTCGTCCTCGCTGATCCCCGCGGTCAACAAGCTGGGCACCGTCCCGCTGCTGCTGTCGGCGTCCGAGGAGGTCAAGCAGCGCTACCTCGCGCCGGTCGCGCGGGGCGAGGGGATGTTCTCCTATGCCCTGTCCGAGGCCGAGGCCGGCAGCGACGCCGCCGCGATGAAGACCCGCGCCGTGGCCGACGGCGACGACTACGTCCTCAACGGCGCCAAGATGTGGATCACCAACGCCGGTGTGTCGGAGTACTACACGGTGATGGCCGTGACCGAGCCCGGGGTCGGCGCGCGGGGCATCTCCGCGTTCGTCGTGGAGAAGGGCGACGAGGGCGTCAGCTTCGGCGCCAAGGAGCGGAAGCTCGGCATCAAGGGTTCCCCGACCCGTCAGGTCATCTTCGAGAACGTGCGCATCCCCGCTTCCCGGATGATCGGCGAGCCGGGCACCGGCTTCAAGACCGCCCTGGCGACCCTGGACCACACCCGCATCACCATCGCCGCCCAGGCTCTCGGCATCGCCCAGGGCGCGCTGGACTACGCGATCGGCTATGTGAAGGAGCGCAAGCAGTTCGGCAAGGCCGTGGCCGAGTTCCAGGGCGTCCAGTTCATGATCGCCGACATGGCGATGAAGCTGGAGGCCGCCCGCCAGCTCACCTACGCCGCCGCCGCCAAGTCCGAACTGGCCATGCACGGCGAGCCGCAGAAGGACCTCACGTTCTTCTCCAGCGCCGCCAAGTGTGCCGCCTCCGACGCCGCGATGGAGATCACCACCGACGCGGTCCAGCTCCTCGGCGGGTACGGCTACACCAGCGACTACCCGGTCGAGCGGATGATGCGCGACGCCAAGATCACCCAGATCTACGAGGGCACCAACCAGATCCAGCGCATGGTCATGGCCCGCCAGCTCCTGAAGTAGCGCGCTGAGCGGCGGAAACCCGGTCCGGACGAGGCTCCCGGACCGGGTTTCGCGTGTGCCGGATGGATCTCAGGAGAATCCCTGTTCCGTGAGAGCTCCGCAGGCCACGCACGAGAACGACGGAACATCTGGGTGAGGCTGTTCGCGCCAGAGGAGTTCGGATCAAGTTTCCCGTGACCAGCCCGTCGTACGGAAACCGGGGCGAACTTATCGAGAAGATCCCGCATCTCAACAGTTGTGATCAAACAAGCGATGGCAACGGCACTGGTGATCGGATCGGTGCTGGGCGGAACCGGCGTGGCCCACGCGGGCACCGCCGAGATCCCCAAGGGGTTCCTGCTGACCGAGCGCGCAGCTGCCGCGGGACCGGTCATGGAGGACGAGGAGTGGTGGAAGATCAGCAACAGTCTGTCCCGGCAGCTCGAACTCAATCCCTGTGACACGAAGGGGAAACCCCGCGACGGCCGGGTCGCGATGCGCACCATCACGTACTCGAGCAGCGCTCCCTCCGGCAGCAGCGAACAGCTCGTGCTGTACAGGAACACCGAGTCCGCCCAGGCCGCTTTCCGTAAGCTTCGGGCGGACCTGACCAGGTGCCCGAAGCAGGCAACGACGAAGCGCAGCACCAGTTCCAGGTTCGGCTACGTCGGCAAGCCGTTGCGAGTCGGAGACGAGGCCCTGTCTGTCGCAGGCTACTCGTACAAAAAGGGAAAGCGTGAGGGTGAGGCCGCCGAGATGGGAGTCGTCGCCCGCCGGGGCACCGCCTTGATCCTCTACACCGACGCCGGCAACGGTCTGAGAGAGAGCAAGAAGATCGTCGGCCAGGCGAAGAAGATGGCGAAGAAGGTGTGTGACCTGCCTGGGGTATGCGGGTAAACCGCCCGTTTCGGGAAGAGGCTCAGTGGGCT
Above is a genomic segment from Streptosporangium album containing:
- the purE gene encoding 5-(carboxyamino)imidazole ribonucleotide mutase — translated: MTTVGIVMGSDSDWPVMRLAAEALAEFGVAFEADVVSAHRMPEEMITYGAQAAGRGLKVIIAGAGGAAHLPGMLASVTPLPVIGVPVPLKYLDGMDSLLSIVQMPAGVPVATVAVGGARNAGLLAVRILAASDEKLRVKMEEFQASLKEQAHAKGAKLRAEAADLMR
- a CDS encoding Scr1 family TA system antitoxin-like transcriptional regulator, which translates into the protein MGAGPEFGLSLVSAEGAADTVYVDRAARGHVTDQPRDVAEIRTRFEELRAEALPPRAGIDLMAKVMTTWKQT
- a CDS encoding DUF397 domain-containing protein; translation: MEADLSAAVWRKASVGGDTGGDCVEVAVVDAPGAGHKAGLGSLYVLRDSKNPEGPKLFFTRSEWDAFVGGVKLGEFDS
- a CDS encoding UDP-glucose dehydrogenase family protein; translation: MAYRLTMVGTGYLGATTSACMAELGFEVLGVDVDAEKVARLQAGDLPIYEPGLQEVLRRNLANGRLRFTTSYEEAGAFGDVHFLCLGTPQKPGEYGADVSYLDAAIESLAPHLKRECLVLGKSTVPVGTAQRLADKLARLAPIGTGAELAWNPEFLREGFAVKDTLYPDRIVLGVASDRAEKIMREVYASMLELGTPIVITDYPTAELVKVAANAFLATKISFINAMAEVCEAAHADVKQLSLALSFDDRIGGKFLNPGLGFGGGCLPKDIRAFMARAGELGADQALTFLREVDAINKRRRNRMVDLARELAGGSFHGCTVTVLGAAFKPNSDDIRDSPALDVAVKISEQGGRVTVYDPVAQENARRAHPHLSYGDSALEAARDSHVVLLLTEWQEFVELDPEALGAVVASRKIVDGRNALDAETWRAAGWHYRALGRP
- a CDS encoding acyl-CoA dehydrogenase family protein is translated as MSFPLYALPEEHQMLRETVRALADEKIAPRAAEADETGEFPWDVYKALVAADLHAVHVPEEYGGAGADALATVIVIEEVARACASSSLIPAVNKLGTVPLLLSASEEVKQRYLAPVARGEGMFSYALSEAEAGSDAAAMKTRAVADGDDYVLNGAKMWITNAGVSEYYTVMAVTEPGVGARGISAFVVEKGDEGVSFGAKERKLGIKGSPTRQVIFENVRIPASRMIGEPGTGFKTALATLDHTRITIAAQALGIAQGALDYAIGYVKERKQFGKAVAEFQGVQFMIADMAMKLEAARQLTYAAAAKSELAMHGEPQKDLTFFSSAAKCAASDAAMEITTDAVQLLGGYGYTSDYPVERMMRDAKITQIYEGTNQIQRMVMARQLLK